The Procambarus clarkii isolate CNS0578487 chromosome 37, FALCON_Pclarkii_2.0, whole genome shotgun sequence genome window below encodes:
- the LOC138372038 gene encoding secretory phospholipase A2 receptor-like gives MARGLVVLEASLACLLALLAVVGARPPTPKPIRCSKDFCCPSPYFMVLDECFSVSYHAVKWRQARTHCQGIAGDLAVPKHLYALQFFIKKHAGSEEVFVGGNRLEEKAGWMWVDGRDVNVADWYECPSRWDRRPNRCLAINASLQPPLLDRHCKTRLRFACQYMNNSSTPINNNNHP, from the exons ATGGCGCGGGGTCTTGTGGTCCTGGAGGCCAGCCTCGCCTGCCTGTTGGCGCTGCTGGCTGTCGTCGGAGCCCGGCCACCTACTCCTAAACCCATCAGGTGCTCCAAGG ATTTCTGCTGCCCCTCGCCCTACTTCATGGTGCTGGATGAATGCTTTTCCGTCAGTTATCACGCCGTAAAATGGCGCCAGGCTCGCACCCACTGCCAGGGGATAGCAGGTGATTTGGCCGTGCCTAAACACCTCTACGCCCTCCAGTTTTTCATCAAGAAACACGCAG GGTCGGAGGAGGTGTTCGTGGGCGGGAATAGGTTGGAGGAGAAGGCGGGGTGGATGTGGGTGGACGGGCGGGACGTGAACGTCGCCGACTGGTACGAGTGTCCGTCGAGGTGGGACCGGCGGCCGAACCGCTGCCTCGCCATCAACGCCAGCCTTCAGCCGCCTCTACTTGACCGCCACTGCAAGACTCGCCTCAGGTTCGCCTGCCAGTATATGAACAATTCATCAAcgcccatcaacaacaacaaccacccatGA